One Thunnus albacares chromosome 12, fThuAlb1.1, whole genome shotgun sequence genomic region harbors:
- the LOC122994271 gene encoding vimentin A2-like, which yields MSYRSAPHSSYKKMFGGERTAIRSGYSSRQYSSPVRTSRVSFGLSSAPTIYATKTHRLRSSSAMPRLASENLDFSLSDAINSEFITNRTNEKAQMQSLNDRFASYIDKVRFLEQQNKILLAELEQLRGKGTSRVGDLYEDEMRELRRQVDQLTNERARVEVHRDNLADDIDRLREKLQDEISQREEAEANMQSFRQDVDNAALARLDLERKVESLQEEINFLKKLHDEEMLELQGQIQQQQHVQVDMEMAKPDLTAALRDVRLQYENLASKNIHESEEWYKSKFADLTEAAARNNDALRVAKQEANDYRRQVQALTCEVDALKGTNESLERQMREIEENFSLETGGYQDTIGRLEEDIHNMKDEMARHLREYQDLLNVKMALDIEIATYRKLLEGEESRISTPLPNFSSLNLRETMIDSKPHIETTTTKKVLIKTIETRDGQVINESTQNHDDME from the exons ATGTCTTACAGATCAGCTCCACATTCTTCGTACAAAAAGATGTTTGGCGGGGAGAGGACCGCGATCAGGAGCGGCTACTCTAGCCGTCAGTACTCCAGCCCGGTGCGCACCTCCCGGGTATCTTTCGGGCTCTCCTCCGCCCCGACCATCTACGCAACGAAGACCCACAGGCTCCGGAGCAGCTCGGCCATGCCCCGGCTGGCCTCCGAGAACTTGGACTTCTCCTTGTCCGACGCCATAAACAGCGAATTCATAACGAACCGCACCAACGAGAAAGCGCAGATGCAGTCGCTCAATGACCGCTTCGCCAGCTACATCGATAAAGTCCGATTCTTGGAGCAGCAGAACAAGATCCTGCTGGCGGAGTTGGAGCAACTGCGGGGCAAAGGCACGTCCCGGGTGGGAGATCTGTACGAGGACGAGATGCGGGAGCTGAGGCGTCAGGTGGACCAACTCACCAACGAGAGGGCCCGGGTGGAGGTTCACCGCGACAACCTGGCAGACGACATCGACAGGCTGAGAGAGAA GTTGCAGGATGAGATATCCCAGCGGGAGGAGGCTGAGGCAAACATGCAGAGCTTCAGACAG GATGTGGACAATGCTGCCCTCGCCAGACTGGACCTGGAGCGGAAGGTGGAGTCACTCCAGGAGGAAATCAACTTCCTCAAGAAGCTGCATGATGAG GAAATGCTGGAACTGCAGGGCCAGatccagcagcaacagcatGTGCAGGTGGACATGGAAATGGCTAAACCCGACCTGACAGCGGCTTTGAGGGACGTGCGTCTGCAGTATGAGAACCTGGCCTCCAAAAATATCCATGAATCTGAGGAATGGTACAAGTCCAAG TTTGCTGACCTCACCGAAGCTGCAGCCCGGAATAATGATGCTTTGAGAGTGGCCAAGCAGGAGGCTAATGACTATAGGCGCCAAGTTCAGGCGCTTACCTGTGAAGTGGATGCTCTTAAAGGAACT AATGAGTCCTTGGAGCGCCAgatgagagagatagaggagaACTTCTCCCTGGAGACAGGCGGTTACCAGGACACCATCGGCCGCCTGGAGGAGGACATTCACAACATGAAGGATGAGATGGCCCGTCACCTCCGGGAGTACCAGGACCTCCTAAATGTCAAGATGGCCCTGGACATCGAGATTGCCACCTACAGGAAGCTGCtggaaggagaggagagcag AATCTCCACCCCACTGCCAAACTTTTCATCTCTAAATCTGAGAG AAACGATGATTGATTCCAAACCTCACATTGAAACCACAACAACCAAGAAGGTCCTCATCAAGACCATTGAGACTAGGGATGGTCAG GTGATCAACGAGTCAACCCAGAACCATGACGACATGGAGTGA